A genome region from Acidobacteriota bacterium includes the following:
- a CDS encoding DUF2752 domain-containing protein, with protein sequence MLATGAVLALRWSATADIAAAGPACWIRVASGVPCPGCGMTRAFGRLAAGNLWQAWAFHPLAPIVALEIAIGWLLWGVHLSGRSVSALTGRLEPLLWAHVTVLGALWLGRLATGTLPH encoded by the coding sequence GTGCTCGCCACCGGGGCCGTCCTGGCTTTGCGCTGGTCCGCCACCGCCGACATCGCCGCGGCCGGCCCGGCATGCTGGATCCGCGTGGCGAGCGGCGTTCCGTGTCCCGGATGCGGCATGACCCGGGCCTTTGGCCGTCTCGCCGCCGGCAACCTGTGGCAGGCTTGGGCCTTTCACCCGCTGGCGCCGATCGTGGCCCTCGAGATAGCGATCGGGTGGCTGCTGTGGGGCGTTCATCTGAGCGGCCGCTCGGTGAGCGCCCTGACGGGTCGTCTGGAGCCGCTGCTGTGGGCTCACGTGACGGTTCTCGGGGCGCTGTGGCTCGGTCGCCTGGCCACCGGTACTTTGCCGCACTGA